From Clarias gariepinus isolate MV-2021 ecotype Netherlands chromosome 2, CGAR_prim_01v2, whole genome shotgun sequence, one genomic window encodes:
- the hal gene encoding histidine ammonia-lyase yields the protein MPRFTVHVRDEWLTVPCKDTSFTIQWLGMEALKRYVKNKPDNGGFPNVKDVCFVARRCQGQGLLDADDTIDDVLEDNDFVELEIKGDTMSSDFIPSQPGMAYLTRAYREPEEHLFLDGNSLNSTDLVNLGRGFYKIKLTPEAEKKVEQSRELLDTIVKEKQVVYGITTGFGKFARTVIPISKLKELQENLIRSHSAGVGSPLSPERTRMLLALRINVLAKGYSGISLETLHSMIQAFNASCLSYVPEKGTVGASGDLAPLSHLALGLMGEGKMWSPRSGWADAKYVLEAHGLKPISLKPKEGLALINGTQMITSMGAEAVERAESIARQADIIAALTLEVLKGTTKAFDSDIHELRPHPGQKEVALRFRALLDSDHHPSEISESHRFCDRVQDAYTMRCCPQVHGIVNDTIAFVKNIINTEINSATDNPMVFAERGETISGGNFHGEYPSKALDYLSIGVHELASISERRIERLCNPSLSELPAFLVNEGGLNSGFMIAHCTAAALVSENKVLCHPSSVDSLSTSAATEDHVSMGGWAARKALRVIEHVEQVLAIEMLAACQGIEFLRPLHTTTPLEKVYDLVRSVVKPWIKDRFMAADIETAHRLLIEQKVWNVAKPYIEKYCAEHFPESRPSSPTAFSLETPQSPQKRVRLE from the exons ATGCCTCGCTTTACTGTCCACGTAAGAGATGAGTGGCTGACTGTGCCCTGTAAGGATACGTCCTTCACTATACAGTGGTTGGGCATGGAGGCTCTCAAGCGCTATGTCAAGAACAAGCCTGATAATGGAGGATTCCCTAATGTCAAAGATGTGTGCTTTGTGGCCAGGAGGTGTCAGGGACAAGGACTGCTGGATGCTGATGATACAATAGATGACGTCTTGGAAGACAATGATTTTGTTGAGCTTG AGATCAAAGGTGACACCATGTCTTCTGACTTTATTCCCAGTCAACCTGGAATGGCTTATCT AACAAGGGCCTACAGAGAACCAGAGGAG CACCTTTTCCTAGATGGCAACAGTCTGAACTCCACTGATCTAGTCAACTTAGGAAGAGGCTTTTACAAGATTAAG TTGACACCTGAGGCTGAGAAAAAAGTAGAGCAGTCCAGAGAACTTCTAGACACTatagtaaaagaaaaacaag TTGTGTATGGAATCACCACTGGATTTGGGAAGTTTGCACGGACCGTCATCCCAATCAGCAAACTCAA gGAACTGCAGGAGAATCTTATCCGCTCACACTCAGCAG gtgtgggCAGCCCTCTGAGCCCTGAGAGGACTCGCATGTTGCTGGCCCTCAGAATAAACGTCCTGGCTAAGGGATACAGCGGGATCTCTCTGGAGACCCTGCACAGTATGATACAAGCATTCAATG CGTCCTGTTTGTCTTATGTTCCTGAGAAGGGAACAGTTGGTGCCAGTGGAGACCTTGCTCCTCTCTCACACTTAGCCTTGGGGCTGATGGGAGAAGGGAAAATGTGGTCACCTAGGAGTGGGTGGGCTGATGCAAAATAT GTTTTGGAAGCACATGGACTAAAGCCTATATCACTGAAACCAAAAGAG GGTCTTGCGTTAATTAATGGGACACAAATGATCACCTCAATGGGTGCAGAGGCTGTGGAGAGGGCAGAGTCCATCGCCAGACAGGCCGATATCATCGCTGCACTCACCCTGGAGGTCCTGAAGGGAACCACGAAAGCATTTGACAGTG ACATCCATGAGCTGCGCCCCCACCCTGGACAGAAAGAGGTGGCCTTGCGTTTCCGTGCTCTTCTGGACTCTGATCACCACCCTTCTGAGATTTCAG AAAGTCATAGGTTTTGCGACCGTGTCCAAGATGCTTACACCATGCGTTGCTGTCCCCAG gttcATGGCATCGTCAATGATACAATTGCTTTTGTGAAAAATATCATAAATACGGAAATTAACAGTGCTACAGACAATCCT ATGGTCTTTGCAGAAAGGGGAGAGACCATTTCAGGGGGAAACTTCCATGGAGAGTATCCATCAAAG GCGCTGGATTATTTGTCCATAGGAGTTCATGAATTGGCATCCATCAGCGAGAGGCGTATCGAGCGCCTGTGTAACCCATCTCTCAGTGAGCTACCCGCCTTCCTGGTTAATGAAGGGGGCCTGAACTCAGGCTTTATGATTGCACACTGCACTGCAGCAGCTCTCG TTTCTGAAAATAAGGTGCTGTGCCACCCCTCCTCAGTGGACTCACTATCCACCAGTGCTGCCACTGAAGATCATGTGTCCATGGGAGGCTGGGCAGCCAGAAAGGCTCTCAGAGTGATTGAACATGTGGAGCAAG TGTTGGCTATTGAAATGTTAGCAGCTTGTCAGGGTATTGAGTTCCTCAGGCCACTCCATACCACAACGCCTTTGGAGAAGGTGTATGACCTTGTCCGCTCTGTGGTCAA GCCCTGGATAAAAGATAGGTTTATGGCTGCAGATATTGAGACTGCCCATCGGCTTCTGATAGAGCAGAAG GTTTGGAATGTTGCTAAGCCATACATCGAGAAGTACTGTGCAGAGCACTTCCCCGAATCACGTCCATCCTCCCCGACTGCATTCTCTCTGGAAACGCCACAATCTCCACAGAAACGTGTTCGGCTGGAGTGA